One stretch of Anguilla anguilla isolate fAngAng1 chromosome 5, fAngAng1.pri, whole genome shotgun sequence DNA includes these proteins:
- the LOC118227553 gene encoding uncharacterized protein LOC118227553, which yields MKLFPQNQLRKPINRPENHTSRSKQLRKPLDTERTAALRKENNRPENHTSRSKQRPKQFSRSQGTPKDGPLRSCAVSEHQGKCVHSDEERSLTGVWCSIKLAKAVEKGYQVAKIFEVWHFPQRSDSHFSGYINTHLKGKQEASGYPSWVSNDLDKDRYMQSYLEKEGIHLDPSKICVNKAKRQISKLFLNSLWGKFGQRTNQVNTALIHDPEQFLLYMFSKEYDISHFSFIT from the exons atgaaactatttccACAGAATCAG CTGAGGAAACCAATAAACAGACCAGAGAATCACACCTCCAGGAGCAAACAGTTGAGGAAGCCCCTGGACACAGAGAGGACGGCAGCGCTgaggaaagaaaacaacaggCCCGAGAATCACACCTCCAGGAGCAAACAGCGGCCCAAACAATTCTCCAGAAGCCAGGGGACACCGAAAGACGGCCCTTTAAG GTCCTGCGCCGTGTCTGAACATCAAGGCAAATGTGTACATTCTGACGAGGAGCGTTCTCTCACCGGAGTCTGGTGTAGTATCAAACTAGCCAAGGCTGTTGAGAAGGGGTACCAGGTTGCCAAGATTTTTGAAGTTTGGCATTTCCCACAGCGCTCTGATTCTCACTTTAGCGGCTACATAAACACCCATTTAAAGGGTAAACAGGAAGCCTCTGGGTACCCTTCATGGGTGTCTAATGATTTGGACAAAGATAGATACATGCAGAGTTATTTGGAAAAGGAGGGTATACATTTAGACCCCAGCAAAATTTGTGTCAATAAAGCCAAAAGACAAATTTCTAAACTTTTTCTGAACAGCCTTTGGGGTAAATTCGGTCAGAGAACAAACCAAGTTAACACCGCCTTGATCCATGACCCGGAGCAGTTTCTGTTGTACATGTTTTCCAAAGAGTATGACatctcacatttttcatttattacataG